The following coding sequences are from one Portunus trituberculatus isolate SZX2019 chromosome 32, ASM1759143v1, whole genome shotgun sequence window:
- the LOC123511821 gene encoding uncharacterized protein LOC123511821 isoform X3: MSRRGDNPLEDLPFAPVFHPPPQDWTKPGRSISEEGITRLRPRHSPSPPTASPHTHHHSRRHSPDPPPHPVCREPSTVKVYVDLDSGSCYKPPRPPKADPPRPNPESPRGPSWQSSPFVENEEPPTAARMRIKGDREKMTMRSEALRYWRSIHNKYSLLNGFNKQRRSALIKKHRQRVKERNHLSIFFVLVFMLVFVTILVAEVFFIDEHRTGMLFSSKRTSEFDSLGDIPDYFMDDKKLVGQLEIDTYRRQELSVKAKTGNEERFFRKNVDETHLMARVTGNLVQSVQGLAKADWLASLGLTHVTFFGANSTATDAEWHPVSHTRHKFFVYSAFYDDRKGRIIRVVGATQTKKSDRVWCKYWYSNSSTLIVNGAIKIIRENWNLKFSACFIACPLTIYRNGKQPIPPPESVSLMADPGGNATNKLRVLNLDVAKEEVRDTFAVCVKPLHFDYNNVNQMIEFIELNRILGVEHFTLYNHTVGPGVDCVLRHYVSEGVVTILPWKLDIKSQKEIRTEGLFAALNDCLYRLMYRHRYVLMIDLDEYIVPHANLTLPHLLHYLHTKADANKVGAVSFQNSFFYLQWPDDPNSASLPPLVTLRKTRRRQRFHPHKQRSKYIAVTPNVVEAGNHFVWEFLAGRGTLNVPNEVAFLHHYRVCEFGGDDCVRNPRITDTSMYRYKDQLISAFTSTLRRLSSTCPFDAKEKAVWTLG; the protein is encoded by the exons atgtCCCGGCGAGGAGACAACCCCCTGGAAGACCT CCCCTTCGCCCCAGTCTTTCATCCCC CCCCTCAAGACTGGACTAAGCCGGGAAGAAGCATCAGTGAAGAGGGAATCACTCGTCTCCGCCCCCGTCACAGCCCCAGCCCGCCCACCGCCAGCCcgcacacccaccaccacagccgccgccactcccctgacccgccgcctcacCCCGTCTGCCGTGAACCCTCCACTGTTAag GTGTACGTTGACCTCGACTCCGGGTCATGCTACAAGCCGCCCCGCCCACCCAAGGccgacccgccccgccccaaCCCTGAGTCACCCCGCGGCCCGTCCTGGCAGTCGAGTCCCTTTGTGGAGAACG AAGAGCCGCCCACTGCCGCGCGGATGAGGATCAAGGGTGACAGGGAGAAGATGACGATGCGCAGCGAAGCTTTGCGGTACTGGCGCTCCATCCATaacaa GTACTCGCTGCTGAATGGGTTCAACAAGCAGCGTCGGTCTGCGCTGATCAAGAAGCACCGGCAGCGGGTGAAGGAGCGGAACCACCTGTCCATCTTCTTCGTGCTGGTGTTCATGCTGGTGTTCGTGACCATCTTGGTGGCAGAGGTGTTCTTCATCGACGAGCACCGCACCGGCATGCTCTTCTCCAGCAAGCGCACCTCGGAGTTCGACTCTCTGGGGGACATCCCTGACTACTTCATGGACGACAAGAAGCTGGTGGGGCAGCTGGAGATCGACACGTACCGCAGGCAGGAGCTGTCCGTCAAGGCCAAGACAGGGAACGAGGAGCGCTTCTTCCGCAAGAATGTGGACGAGACACACTTGATGGCACGCGTCACCGGCAACCTGGTGCAGTCTGTGCAGGGCCTGGCCAAGGCGGACTGGCTGGCCTCGCTGGGCCTCACGCACGTCACCTTCTTCGGCGCCAACAGCACCGCTACGGACGCGGAGTGGCATCCGGTGTCCCACACGCGGCACAAGTTCTTCGTATACTCGGCGTTCTACGATGACCGCAAGGGCCGCATCATCCGCGTGGTGGGCGCCACGCAGACCAAGAAGAGCGACCGTGTGTGGTGCAAATACTGGTACTCCAACTCCAGCACGCTCATCGTCAACGGCGCCATCAAGATCATCCGCGAGAACTGGAACCTCAAGTTCTCAGCGTGCTTCATCGCCTGCCCGCTCACCATCTACCGCAACGGCAAGCAACCCATCCCGCCCCCGGAGAGCGTGTCGCTGATGGCAGACCCCGGCGGCAACGCCACCAACAAGCTGCGCGTGCTGAACCTGGACGTGGCGAAGGAGGAGGTGCGCGACACGTTCGCGGTGTGTGTCAAGCCGCTGCACTTTGACTACAACAACGTGAACCAGATGATAGAGTTCATCGAGTTGAATCGCATCCTGGGCGTGGAGCACTTCACCCTGTACAACCACACGGTGGGGCCCGGCGTGGACTGCGTGCTGCGCCACTACGTCTCGGAGGGCGTGGTCACCATCCTGCCCTGGAAGCTGGACATCAAGTCACAGAAGGAGATCCGCACGGAGGGTCTGTTCGCGGCGCTCAACGACTGCCTGTACCGCCTCATGTACCGCCACCGCTACGTGCTCATGATTGACCTGGATGAGTACATCGTGCCACACGCCAACCTCACACTGCcgcacctcctccactacctccacacCAAGGCAGACGCCAACAAGGTGGGCGCCGTCAGCTTCCAGAACTCCTTCTTCTATCTACAGTGGCCCGACGACCCCAACAG CGCCTCCCTGCCGCCCCTGGTCACCCTTCGGAAGACTCGTCGTCGTCAGAGGTTCCACCCACACAAGCAACGCTCCAAATACATCGCCGTGACGCCCAACGTGGTGGAGGccg GCAACCACTTCGTCTGGGAGTTCCTGGCTGGCCGAGGAACCCTAAATGTGCCCAATGAGGTAgctttccttcaccactaccgCGTGTGTGAGTTTGGCGGGGACGACTGTGTGAGGAACCCGCGCATCACTGACACCTCCATGTATCGCTATAAGGATCAGCTCATCTCCGccttcacctccactctccgccgcctctcctccacctgtccCTTCGATGCCAAAGAGAAGGCTGTGTGGACGCTTGGGTGa
- the LOC123511821 gene encoding uncharacterized protein LOC123511821 isoform X1, whose product MSRRGDNPLEDLPFAPVFHPQPRTRAAAPQSQVQDRLLSPPHAPQDWTKPGRSISEEGITRLRPRHSPSPPTASPHTHHHSRRHSPDPPPHPVCREPSTVKVYVDLDSGSCYKPPRPPKADPPRPNPESPRGPSWQSSPFVENEEPPTAARMRIKGDREKMTMRSEALRYWRSIHNKYSLLNGFNKQRRSALIKKHRQRVKERNHLSIFFVLVFMLVFVTILVAEVFFIDEHRTGMLFSSKRTSEFDSLGDIPDYFMDDKKLVGQLEIDTYRRQELSVKAKTGNEERFFRKNVDETHLMARVTGNLVQSVQGLAKADWLASLGLTHVTFFGANSTATDAEWHPVSHTRHKFFVYSAFYDDRKGRIIRVVGATQTKKSDRVWCKYWYSNSSTLIVNGAIKIIRENWNLKFSACFIACPLTIYRNGKQPIPPPESVSLMADPGGNATNKLRVLNLDVAKEEVRDTFAVCVKPLHFDYNNVNQMIEFIELNRILGVEHFTLYNHTVGPGVDCVLRHYVSEGVVTILPWKLDIKSQKEIRTEGLFAALNDCLYRLMYRHRYVLMIDLDEYIVPHANLTLPHLLHYLHTKADANKVGAVSFQNSFFYLQWPDDPNSASLPPLVTLRKTRRRQRFHPHKQRSKYIAVTPNVVEAGNHFVWEFLAGRGTLNVPNEVAFLHHYRVCEFGGDDCVRNPRITDTSMYRYKDQLISAFTSTLRRLSSTCPFDAKEKAVWTLG is encoded by the exons atgtCCCGGCGAGGAGACAACCCCCTGGAAGACCT CCCCTTCGCCCCAGTCTTTCATCCCC AGCCGAGGACGCGAGCAGCGGCGCCACAGTCCCAGGTACAAGACAGGCTCCTCTCTCCGCCCCACG CCCCTCAAGACTGGACTAAGCCGGGAAGAAGCATCAGTGAAGAGGGAATCACTCGTCTCCGCCCCCGTCACAGCCCCAGCCCGCCCACCGCCAGCCcgcacacccaccaccacagccgccgccactcccctgacccgccgcctcacCCCGTCTGCCGTGAACCCTCCACTGTTAag GTGTACGTTGACCTCGACTCCGGGTCATGCTACAAGCCGCCCCGCCCACCCAAGGccgacccgccccgccccaaCCCTGAGTCACCCCGCGGCCCGTCCTGGCAGTCGAGTCCCTTTGTGGAGAACG AAGAGCCGCCCACTGCCGCGCGGATGAGGATCAAGGGTGACAGGGAGAAGATGACGATGCGCAGCGAAGCTTTGCGGTACTGGCGCTCCATCCATaacaa GTACTCGCTGCTGAATGGGTTCAACAAGCAGCGTCGGTCTGCGCTGATCAAGAAGCACCGGCAGCGGGTGAAGGAGCGGAACCACCTGTCCATCTTCTTCGTGCTGGTGTTCATGCTGGTGTTCGTGACCATCTTGGTGGCAGAGGTGTTCTTCATCGACGAGCACCGCACCGGCATGCTCTTCTCCAGCAAGCGCACCTCGGAGTTCGACTCTCTGGGGGACATCCCTGACTACTTCATGGACGACAAGAAGCTGGTGGGGCAGCTGGAGATCGACACGTACCGCAGGCAGGAGCTGTCCGTCAAGGCCAAGACAGGGAACGAGGAGCGCTTCTTCCGCAAGAATGTGGACGAGACACACTTGATGGCACGCGTCACCGGCAACCTGGTGCAGTCTGTGCAGGGCCTGGCCAAGGCGGACTGGCTGGCCTCGCTGGGCCTCACGCACGTCACCTTCTTCGGCGCCAACAGCACCGCTACGGACGCGGAGTGGCATCCGGTGTCCCACACGCGGCACAAGTTCTTCGTATACTCGGCGTTCTACGATGACCGCAAGGGCCGCATCATCCGCGTGGTGGGCGCCACGCAGACCAAGAAGAGCGACCGTGTGTGGTGCAAATACTGGTACTCCAACTCCAGCACGCTCATCGTCAACGGCGCCATCAAGATCATCCGCGAGAACTGGAACCTCAAGTTCTCAGCGTGCTTCATCGCCTGCCCGCTCACCATCTACCGCAACGGCAAGCAACCCATCCCGCCCCCGGAGAGCGTGTCGCTGATGGCAGACCCCGGCGGCAACGCCACCAACAAGCTGCGCGTGCTGAACCTGGACGTGGCGAAGGAGGAGGTGCGCGACACGTTCGCGGTGTGTGTCAAGCCGCTGCACTTTGACTACAACAACGTGAACCAGATGATAGAGTTCATCGAGTTGAATCGCATCCTGGGCGTGGAGCACTTCACCCTGTACAACCACACGGTGGGGCCCGGCGTGGACTGCGTGCTGCGCCACTACGTCTCGGAGGGCGTGGTCACCATCCTGCCCTGGAAGCTGGACATCAAGTCACAGAAGGAGATCCGCACGGAGGGTCTGTTCGCGGCGCTCAACGACTGCCTGTACCGCCTCATGTACCGCCACCGCTACGTGCTCATGATTGACCTGGATGAGTACATCGTGCCACACGCCAACCTCACACTGCcgcacctcctccactacctccacacCAAGGCAGACGCCAACAAGGTGGGCGCCGTCAGCTTCCAGAACTCCTTCTTCTATCTACAGTGGCCCGACGACCCCAACAG CGCCTCCCTGCCGCCCCTGGTCACCCTTCGGAAGACTCGTCGTCGTCAGAGGTTCCACCCACACAAGCAACGCTCCAAATACATCGCCGTGACGCCCAACGTGGTGGAGGccg GCAACCACTTCGTCTGGGAGTTCCTGGCTGGCCGAGGAACCCTAAATGTGCCCAATGAGGTAgctttccttcaccactaccgCGTGTGTGAGTTTGGCGGGGACGACTGTGTGAGGAACCCGCGCATCACTGACACCTCCATGTATCGCTATAAGGATCAGCTCATCTCCGccttcacctccactctccgccgcctctcctccacctgtccCTTCGATGCCAAAGAGAAGGCTGTGTGGACGCTTGGGTGa
- the LOC123511821 gene encoding uncharacterized protein LOC123511821 isoform X2, which yields MSRRGDNPLEDLAEDASSGATVPAPQDWTKPGRSISEEGITRLRPRHSPSPPTASPHTHHHSRRHSPDPPPHPVCREPSTVKVYVDLDSGSCYKPPRPPKADPPRPNPESPRGPSWQSSPFVENEEPPTAARMRIKGDREKMTMRSEALRYWRSIHNKYSLLNGFNKQRRSALIKKHRQRVKERNHLSIFFVLVFMLVFVTILVAEVFFIDEHRTGMLFSSKRTSEFDSLGDIPDYFMDDKKLVGQLEIDTYRRQELSVKAKTGNEERFFRKNVDETHLMARVTGNLVQSVQGLAKADWLASLGLTHVTFFGANSTATDAEWHPVSHTRHKFFVYSAFYDDRKGRIIRVVGATQTKKSDRVWCKYWYSNSSTLIVNGAIKIIRENWNLKFSACFIACPLTIYRNGKQPIPPPESVSLMADPGGNATNKLRVLNLDVAKEEVRDTFAVCVKPLHFDYNNVNQMIEFIELNRILGVEHFTLYNHTVGPGVDCVLRHYVSEGVVTILPWKLDIKSQKEIRTEGLFAALNDCLYRLMYRHRYVLMIDLDEYIVPHANLTLPHLLHYLHTKADANKVGAVSFQNSFFYLQWPDDPNSASLPPLVTLRKTRRRQRFHPHKQRSKYIAVTPNVVEAGNHFVWEFLAGRGTLNVPNEVAFLHHYRVCEFGGDDCVRNPRITDTSMYRYKDQLISAFTSTLRRLSSTCPFDAKEKAVWTLG from the exons atgtCCCGGCGAGGAGACAACCCCCTGGAAGACCT AGCCGAGGACGCGAGCAGCGGCGCCACAGTCCCAG CCCCTCAAGACTGGACTAAGCCGGGAAGAAGCATCAGTGAAGAGGGAATCACTCGTCTCCGCCCCCGTCACAGCCCCAGCCCGCCCACCGCCAGCCcgcacacccaccaccacagccgccgccactcccctgacccgccgcctcacCCCGTCTGCCGTGAACCCTCCACTGTTAag GTGTACGTTGACCTCGACTCCGGGTCATGCTACAAGCCGCCCCGCCCACCCAAGGccgacccgccccgccccaaCCCTGAGTCACCCCGCGGCCCGTCCTGGCAGTCGAGTCCCTTTGTGGAGAACG AAGAGCCGCCCACTGCCGCGCGGATGAGGATCAAGGGTGACAGGGAGAAGATGACGATGCGCAGCGAAGCTTTGCGGTACTGGCGCTCCATCCATaacaa GTACTCGCTGCTGAATGGGTTCAACAAGCAGCGTCGGTCTGCGCTGATCAAGAAGCACCGGCAGCGGGTGAAGGAGCGGAACCACCTGTCCATCTTCTTCGTGCTGGTGTTCATGCTGGTGTTCGTGACCATCTTGGTGGCAGAGGTGTTCTTCATCGACGAGCACCGCACCGGCATGCTCTTCTCCAGCAAGCGCACCTCGGAGTTCGACTCTCTGGGGGACATCCCTGACTACTTCATGGACGACAAGAAGCTGGTGGGGCAGCTGGAGATCGACACGTACCGCAGGCAGGAGCTGTCCGTCAAGGCCAAGACAGGGAACGAGGAGCGCTTCTTCCGCAAGAATGTGGACGAGACACACTTGATGGCACGCGTCACCGGCAACCTGGTGCAGTCTGTGCAGGGCCTGGCCAAGGCGGACTGGCTGGCCTCGCTGGGCCTCACGCACGTCACCTTCTTCGGCGCCAACAGCACCGCTACGGACGCGGAGTGGCATCCGGTGTCCCACACGCGGCACAAGTTCTTCGTATACTCGGCGTTCTACGATGACCGCAAGGGCCGCATCATCCGCGTGGTGGGCGCCACGCAGACCAAGAAGAGCGACCGTGTGTGGTGCAAATACTGGTACTCCAACTCCAGCACGCTCATCGTCAACGGCGCCATCAAGATCATCCGCGAGAACTGGAACCTCAAGTTCTCAGCGTGCTTCATCGCCTGCCCGCTCACCATCTACCGCAACGGCAAGCAACCCATCCCGCCCCCGGAGAGCGTGTCGCTGATGGCAGACCCCGGCGGCAACGCCACCAACAAGCTGCGCGTGCTGAACCTGGACGTGGCGAAGGAGGAGGTGCGCGACACGTTCGCGGTGTGTGTCAAGCCGCTGCACTTTGACTACAACAACGTGAACCAGATGATAGAGTTCATCGAGTTGAATCGCATCCTGGGCGTGGAGCACTTCACCCTGTACAACCACACGGTGGGGCCCGGCGTGGACTGCGTGCTGCGCCACTACGTCTCGGAGGGCGTGGTCACCATCCTGCCCTGGAAGCTGGACATCAAGTCACAGAAGGAGATCCGCACGGAGGGTCTGTTCGCGGCGCTCAACGACTGCCTGTACCGCCTCATGTACCGCCACCGCTACGTGCTCATGATTGACCTGGATGAGTACATCGTGCCACACGCCAACCTCACACTGCcgcacctcctccactacctccacacCAAGGCAGACGCCAACAAGGTGGGCGCCGTCAGCTTCCAGAACTCCTTCTTCTATCTACAGTGGCCCGACGACCCCAACAG CGCCTCCCTGCCGCCCCTGGTCACCCTTCGGAAGACTCGTCGTCGTCAGAGGTTCCACCCACACAAGCAACGCTCCAAATACATCGCCGTGACGCCCAACGTGGTGGAGGccg GCAACCACTTCGTCTGGGAGTTCCTGGCTGGCCGAGGAACCCTAAATGTGCCCAATGAGGTAgctttccttcaccactaccgCGTGTGTGAGTTTGGCGGGGACGACTGTGTGAGGAACCCGCGCATCACTGACACCTCCATGTATCGCTATAAGGATCAGCTCATCTCCGccttcacctccactctccgccgcctctcctccacctgtccCTTCGATGCCAAAGAGAAGGCTGTGTGGACGCTTGGGTGa
- the LOC123511821 gene encoding uncharacterized protein LOC123511821 isoform X4 → MRIKGDREKMTMRSEALRYWRSIHNKYSLLNGFNKQRRSALIKKHRQRVKERNHLSIFFVLVFMLVFVTILVAEVFFIDEHRTGMLFSSKRTSEFDSLGDIPDYFMDDKKLVGQLEIDTYRRQELSVKAKTGNEERFFRKNVDETHLMARVTGNLVQSVQGLAKADWLASLGLTHVTFFGANSTATDAEWHPVSHTRHKFFVYSAFYDDRKGRIIRVVGATQTKKSDRVWCKYWYSNSSTLIVNGAIKIIRENWNLKFSACFIACPLTIYRNGKQPIPPPESVSLMADPGGNATNKLRVLNLDVAKEEVRDTFAVCVKPLHFDYNNVNQMIEFIELNRILGVEHFTLYNHTVGPGVDCVLRHYVSEGVVTILPWKLDIKSQKEIRTEGLFAALNDCLYRLMYRHRYVLMIDLDEYIVPHANLTLPHLLHYLHTKADANKVGAVSFQNSFFYLQWPDDPNSASLPPLVTLRKTRRRQRFHPHKQRSKYIAVTPNVVEAGNHFVWEFLAGRGTLNVPNEVAFLHHYRVCEFGGDDCVRNPRITDTSMYRYKDQLISAFTSTLRRLSSTCPFDAKEKAVWTLG, encoded by the exons ATGAGGATCAAGGGTGACAGGGAGAAGATGACGATGCGCAGCGAAGCTTTGCGGTACTGGCGCTCCATCCATaacaa GTACTCGCTGCTGAATGGGTTCAACAAGCAGCGTCGGTCTGCGCTGATCAAGAAGCACCGGCAGCGGGTGAAGGAGCGGAACCACCTGTCCATCTTCTTCGTGCTGGTGTTCATGCTGGTGTTCGTGACCATCTTGGTGGCAGAGGTGTTCTTCATCGACGAGCACCGCACCGGCATGCTCTTCTCCAGCAAGCGCACCTCGGAGTTCGACTCTCTGGGGGACATCCCTGACTACTTCATGGACGACAAGAAGCTGGTGGGGCAGCTGGAGATCGACACGTACCGCAGGCAGGAGCTGTCCGTCAAGGCCAAGACAGGGAACGAGGAGCGCTTCTTCCGCAAGAATGTGGACGAGACACACTTGATGGCACGCGTCACCGGCAACCTGGTGCAGTCTGTGCAGGGCCTGGCCAAGGCGGACTGGCTGGCCTCGCTGGGCCTCACGCACGTCACCTTCTTCGGCGCCAACAGCACCGCTACGGACGCGGAGTGGCATCCGGTGTCCCACACGCGGCACAAGTTCTTCGTATACTCGGCGTTCTACGATGACCGCAAGGGCCGCATCATCCGCGTGGTGGGCGCCACGCAGACCAAGAAGAGCGACCGTGTGTGGTGCAAATACTGGTACTCCAACTCCAGCACGCTCATCGTCAACGGCGCCATCAAGATCATCCGCGAGAACTGGAACCTCAAGTTCTCAGCGTGCTTCATCGCCTGCCCGCTCACCATCTACCGCAACGGCAAGCAACCCATCCCGCCCCCGGAGAGCGTGTCGCTGATGGCAGACCCCGGCGGCAACGCCACCAACAAGCTGCGCGTGCTGAACCTGGACGTGGCGAAGGAGGAGGTGCGCGACACGTTCGCGGTGTGTGTCAAGCCGCTGCACTTTGACTACAACAACGTGAACCAGATGATAGAGTTCATCGAGTTGAATCGCATCCTGGGCGTGGAGCACTTCACCCTGTACAACCACACGGTGGGGCCCGGCGTGGACTGCGTGCTGCGCCACTACGTCTCGGAGGGCGTGGTCACCATCCTGCCCTGGAAGCTGGACATCAAGTCACAGAAGGAGATCCGCACGGAGGGTCTGTTCGCGGCGCTCAACGACTGCCTGTACCGCCTCATGTACCGCCACCGCTACGTGCTCATGATTGACCTGGATGAGTACATCGTGCCACACGCCAACCTCACACTGCcgcacctcctccactacctccacacCAAGGCAGACGCCAACAAGGTGGGCGCCGTCAGCTTCCAGAACTCCTTCTTCTATCTACAGTGGCCCGACGACCCCAACAG CGCCTCCCTGCCGCCCCTGGTCACCCTTCGGAAGACTCGTCGTCGTCAGAGGTTCCACCCACACAAGCAACGCTCCAAATACATCGCCGTGACGCCCAACGTGGTGGAGGccg GCAACCACTTCGTCTGGGAGTTCCTGGCTGGCCGAGGAACCCTAAATGTGCCCAATGAGGTAgctttccttcaccactaccgCGTGTGTGAGTTTGGCGGGGACGACTGTGTGAGGAACCCGCGCATCACTGACACCTCCATGTATCGCTATAAGGATCAGCTCATCTCCGccttcacctccactctccgccgcctctcctccacctgtccCTTCGATGCCAAAGAGAAGGCTGTGTGGACGCTTGGGTGa